From the genome of Dermacentor variabilis isolate Ectoservices unplaced genomic scaffold, ASM5094787v1 scaffold_29, whole genome shotgun sequence, one region includes:
- the LOC142568673 gene encoding uncharacterized protein LOC142568673 isoform X4 yields MEPGDEARDGLHDTNMYETSPLTTVRLARATSLCSSAPFHQPCTVTEHYACWIVDRISLINVFLFHVKMELQEMPGQKGQLALVGVPDEWLFRESVSPEQYDQAVAAVYWLLKKHFCIRYLSIHPFLLLEHGSVLSNGLQHSPSIKSLKIDFNKSAATEALFASLCTLRNLESLECLAPGQHHREFPTTAAMLLRVCPYLTTLKISEFCMGDNNMATAFVAALKENLTLSELSVHASICEASRHKFAEYLKTTSSLNTLSIVAGNDERQTCTCWMVEGLLASRTVKKLELRNIQFDERSAERAARVFTENQVLQSFSLARCSWGQMHKSALYCWHASLSSNETLEELRLPMDIWSTCQWTEFIWIASRRSSLKKLTIDRCIDRKKLQSLCEVLKESGAETKASVGTDIFFFSGGNIIESAALTSVSLFCFDDQLKQLLCQLRTSNHITSVCIGVGTGDVSLSSAVAEYINVAPSLRKLRLELLTESGDLADDTNRSWKILVESLSKNVTLRELEVYVKFCPSFDEYEEPDHGIREIKDIPHELEKLAQVIKSGQRIRRVHFRAVHASHMTAFLSELGKDISTEFTLVTVTLAGSLAIESMADCFLVWETTRRNSGLVTRAAEFVSGHRLDR; encoded by the exons AT GGAGCCCGGAGATGAAGCCAGAGACGGATTGCATGACACCAATATGTATGAAACGTCACCACTCACTACAGTTAGATTGGCTAGAGCAACCAGTCTCTGCTCAAGTGCACCTTTCCATCAGCCCTGTACAGTGACTGAGCACTATGCATGTTGGATAGTTGACCGTATCTCCCTCATCAATGTGTTTCTCTTTCATGTAAAAATGGAGCTGCAAGAAATGCCAGGGCAGAAGGGACAGCTGGCTCTTGTTGGTGTGCCAGATGAATGGCTGTTCCGGGAAAGTGTGTCGCCAGAACAGTATGATCAAGCAGTAGCAGCTGTGTACTGGCTTCTCAAGAAGCATTTTTGCATACGTTATCTCTCTATTCATCCATTTTTATTGTTAGAGCATGGTTCGGTTCTCAGCAATGGGCTCCAACATAGCCCTTCTATCAAGTCACTGAAAATCgacttcaataaatctgctgccACAGAGGCCCTCTTTGCCAGTTTGTGTACCCTGAGAAACCTAGAATCATTGGAATGCTTAGCACCAGGGCAGCATCACAGAGAATTTCCAACCACTGCAGCGATGCTCTTGCGAGTGTGTCCATACTTAACGACCCTCAAGATTTCCGAATTCTGTATGGGGGACAACAACATGGCCACTGCTTTTGTTGCAGCTCTGAAAGAGAATTTGACGCTGAGCGAGCTGTCTGTACACGCTTCAATATGCGAAGCCAGCAGACACAAGTTTGCAGAGTACCTGAAGACCACCAGTTCATTAAACACCCTCAGCATTGTAGCAGGCAATGATGAAAGGCAAACCTGCACCTGCTGGATGGTGGAAGGCCTCCTTGCCAGCAGAACTGTGAAAAAGCTGGAGCTCAGGAACATCCAATTTGATGAAAGGAGTGCCGAGCGGGCAGCAAGAGTTTTCACAGAAAATCAAGTTCTGCAGAGCTTCAGCCTGGCGCGCTGCTCGTGGGGACAAATGCATAAGAGTGCTCTTTATTGCTGGCATGCATCACTCTCCAGCAATGAGACACTGGAAGAGCTCCGGCTTCCTATGGACATTTGGAGTACATGTCAGTGGACCGAATTCATTTGGATTGCATCGAGGAGGTCATCTTTGAAGAAGCTTACTATTGATCGATGCATAGATCGCAAAAAGCTGCAAAGTCTGTGTGAAGTTCTCAAAGAAAGTGGTGCAGAAACAAAAGCCTCTGTTGGGactgacatattttttttctctggtgGGAATATAATTGAATCTGCCGCACTCACAAGTgtctctttgttttgttttgatgaTCAGCTAAAGCAGCTGTTGTGCCAGCTGCGGACATCTAATCACATTACATCCGTTTGTATTGGAGTTGGAACAGGTGATGTTTCTCTCTCTTCAGCTGTTGCCGAATATATCAATGTGGCACCATCACTTCGAAAGTTGCGTTTGGAGTTGCTTACAGAATCTGGGGACCTGGCCGATGACACAAATAGATCATGGAAAATACTTGTCGAGTCGCTATCTAAAAATGTGACCCTGAGGGAGTTAGAAGTGTATGTTAAATTCTGCCCTAGTTTTGATGAATATGAAGAACCAGATCACGGGATACGAGAAATCAAGGATATACCGCATGAATTAGAGAAACTTGCTCAGGTGATTAAATCTGGCCAGAGGATACGAAGGGTGCACTTCAGAGCGGTACATGCAAGCCACATGACTGCCTTCCTTTCGGAGTTAGGCAAGGACATCTCAACTGAGTTTACTCTTGTCACTGTAACTCTAGCTGGTTCCTTGGCAATAGAGTCTATGGCAGACTGCTTCCTTGTATGGGAAACAACACGTCGAAACTCTGGGCTGGTCACAAGGGCTGCAGAATTTGTCTCCGGGCACAGACTGGACAG
- the LOC142568673 gene encoding uncharacterized protein LOC142568673 isoform X3, with protein sequence MEPGDEARDGLHDTNMYETSPLTTVRLARATSLCSSAPFHQPCTVTEHYACWIVDRISLINVFLFHVKMELQEMPGQKGQLALVGVPDEWLFRESVSPEQYDQAVAAVYWLLKKHFCIRYLSIHPFLLLEHGSVLSNGLQHSPSIKSLKIDFNKSAATEALFASLCTLRNLESLECLAPGQHHREFPTTAAMLLRVCPYLTTLKISEFCMGDNNMATAFVAALKENLTLSELSVHASICEASRHKFAEYLKTTSSLNTLSIVAGNDERQTCTCWMVEGLLASRTVKKLELRNIQFDERSAERAARVFTENQVLQSFSLARCSWGQMHKSALYCWHASLSSNETLEELRLPMDIWSTCQWTEFIWIASRRSSLKKLTIDRCIDRKKLQSLCEVLKESGAETKASVGTDIFFFSGGNIIESAALTSVSLFCFDDQLKQLLCQLRTSNHITSVCIGVGTGDVSLSSAVAEYINVAPSLRKLRLELLTESGDLADDTNRSWKILVESLSKNVTLRELEVYVKFCPSFDEYEEPDHGIREIKDIPHELEKLAQVIKSGQRIRRVHFRAVHASHMTAFLSELGKDISTEFTLVTVTLAGSLAIESMADCFLVWETTRRNSGLVTRAAEFVSGHRLDSGPHSKGFHNTHQ encoded by the exons AT GGAGCCCGGAGATGAAGCCAGAGACGGATTGCATGACACCAATATGTATGAAACGTCACCACTCACTACAGTTAGATTGGCTAGAGCAACCAGTCTCTGCTCAAGTGCACCTTTCCATCAGCCCTGTACAGTGACTGAGCACTATGCATGTTGGATAGTTGACCGTATCTCCCTCATCAATGTGTTTCTCTTTCATGTAAAAATGGAGCTGCAAGAAATGCCAGGGCAGAAGGGACAGCTGGCTCTTGTTGGTGTGCCAGATGAATGGCTGTTCCGGGAAAGTGTGTCGCCAGAACAGTATGATCAAGCAGTAGCAGCTGTGTACTGGCTTCTCAAGAAGCATTTTTGCATACGTTATCTCTCTATTCATCCATTTTTATTGTTAGAGCATGGTTCGGTTCTCAGCAATGGGCTCCAACATAGCCCTTCTATCAAGTCACTGAAAATCgacttcaataaatctgctgccACAGAGGCCCTCTTTGCCAGTTTGTGTACCCTGAGAAACCTAGAATCATTGGAATGCTTAGCACCAGGGCAGCATCACAGAGAATTTCCAACCACTGCAGCGATGCTCTTGCGAGTGTGTCCATACTTAACGACCCTCAAGATTTCCGAATTCTGTATGGGGGACAACAACATGGCCACTGCTTTTGTTGCAGCTCTGAAAGAGAATTTGACGCTGAGCGAGCTGTCTGTACACGCTTCAATATGCGAAGCCAGCAGACACAAGTTTGCAGAGTACCTGAAGACCACCAGTTCATTAAACACCCTCAGCATTGTAGCAGGCAATGATGAAAGGCAAACCTGCACCTGCTGGATGGTGGAAGGCCTCCTTGCCAGCAGAACTGTGAAAAAGCTGGAGCTCAGGAACATCCAATTTGATGAAAGGAGTGCCGAGCGGGCAGCAAGAGTTTTCACAGAAAATCAAGTTCTGCAGAGCTTCAGCCTGGCGCGCTGCTCGTGGGGACAAATGCATAAGAGTGCTCTTTATTGCTGGCATGCATCACTCTCCAGCAATGAGACACTGGAAGAGCTCCGGCTTCCTATGGACATTTGGAGTACATGTCAGTGGACCGAATTCATTTGGATTGCATCGAGGAGGTCATCTTTGAAGAAGCTTACTATTGATCGATGCATAGATCGCAAAAAGCTGCAAAGTCTGTGTGAAGTTCTCAAAGAAAGTGGTGCAGAAACAAAAGCCTCTGTTGGGactgacatattttttttctctggtgGGAATATAATTGAATCTGCCGCACTCACAAGTgtctctttgttttgttttgatgaTCAGCTAAAGCAGCTGTTGTGCCAGCTGCGGACATCTAATCACATTACATCCGTTTGTATTGGAGTTGGAACAGGTGATGTTTCTCTCTCTTCAGCTGTTGCCGAATATATCAATGTGGCACCATCACTTCGAAAGTTGCGTTTGGAGTTGCTTACAGAATCTGGGGACCTGGCCGATGACACAAATAGATCATGGAAAATACTTGTCGAGTCGCTATCTAAAAATGTGACCCTGAGGGAGTTAGAAGTGTATGTTAAATTCTGCCCTAGTTTTGATGAATATGAAGAACCAGATCACGGGATACGAGAAATCAAGGATATACCGCATGAATTAGAGAAACTTGCTCAGGTGATTAAATCTGGCCAGAGGATACGAAGGGTGCACTTCAGAGCGGTACATGCAAGCCACATGACTGCCTTCCTTTCGGAGTTAGGCAAGGACATCTCAACTGAGTTTACTCTTGTCACTGTAACTCTAGCTGGTTCCTTGGCAATAGAGTCTATGGCAGACTGCTTCCTTGTATGGGAAACAACACGTCGAAACTCTGGGCTGGTCACAAGGGCTGCAGAATTTGTCTCCGGGCACAGACTGGACAG TGGTCCTCACTCCAAAGGCTTTCACAATACACACCAGTGA